From Sphingopyxis sp. MWB1, a single genomic window includes:
- the murB gene encoding UDP-N-acetylmuramate dehydrogenase, producing the protein MTTHTLPAVRGKLTPDAPLAPLVWFKSGGAADWLFAPQDADDLADFLRALDPAIPVMALGLGSNMIVRDGGFPGVVIRLGKAFAKVEAVDATSLRCGGGASGILVSSTARDAGIAGLEFLRSIPGTVGGFVRMNGGAYGSEVKDVLVEADVILRFGERRTLTLTDLAYSYRHSELPEGAVVVSALFRGRPGEPQAIQAEMDRIAASREASQPLRSKTGGSTFKNPDGHKAWQLVDQAGCRGLVIGGAQVSEKHTNFLINMGNATSADIEALGEEVRRRVREKCGVELQWEIQRVGQAPGARGEESQ; encoded by the coding sequence TTGACCACCCACACCCTTCCCGCCGTTCGCGGAAAGCTCACTCCCGATGCCCCGCTCGCGCCGCTGGTCTGGTTCAAGTCGGGGGGCGCCGCCGACTGGCTGTTCGCACCGCAGGACGCCGATGATCTGGCCGATTTTCTGCGCGCGCTTGACCCCGCGATTCCGGTGATGGCGCTGGGGCTTGGTTCCAACATGATCGTGCGTGACGGCGGCTTTCCGGGCGTGGTGATCCGGCTCGGCAAAGCTTTTGCCAAGGTGGAGGCGGTCGATGCGACCAGCCTGCGCTGCGGCGGCGGCGCGTCGGGGATTCTCGTTTCCTCGACCGCGCGCGATGCGGGTATAGCGGGGCTGGAATTTCTGCGCTCGATCCCCGGCACCGTTGGCGGTTTTGTCCGGATGAATGGCGGCGCTTATGGCAGCGAAGTCAAGGATGTATTGGTCGAAGCCGATGTGATTTTGCGCTTCGGCGAGCGGCGCACGCTGACGCTGACCGACCTTGCTTACAGCTATCGCCACAGTGAATTGCCCGAAGGGGCGGTGGTGGTGTCGGCGCTGTTCCGCGGGCGTCCGGGCGAGCCGCAGGCGATCCAGGCCGAAATGGACCGCATCGCCGCCAGCCGCGAAGCCTCGCAGCCGTTACGCTCCAAGACCGGCGGATCGACCTTCAAAAATCCCGACGGGCACAAGGCATGGCAATTGGTCGATCAGGCCGGCTGCCGGGGTCTGGTGATCGGCGGGGCGCAGGTCAGCGAAAAGCACACCAACTTCCTGATCAATATGGGCAATGCCACCAGCGCCGATATCGAAGCGCTGGGCGAGGAAGTGCGGCGCCGCGTTCGCGAAAAATGCGGGGTCGAACTGCAATGGGAAATTCAGCGCGTGGGGCAGGCCCCGGGCGCGCGAGGGGAGGAAAGCCAATGA
- the murC gene encoding UDP-N-acetylmuramate--L-alanine ligase has translation MRGVGTDIGIIHFIGIGGIGMSGIAEVMHNLGYQVQGSDIADSYVVEGLRARGIKVAIGHAPENVEGVAVVVTSTAVQRGNPEVEAALARRIPLVRRAEMLAELMRLKSTVAIAGTHGKTTTTSLVAALLDAGGIDPTVINGGIINNYGSNARLGASDWMVVEADESDGSFLRLDGTIAVVTNIDPEHLDHYGSFDAIKNAFVEFIENVPFYGAAMLCLDHPEVQAIIPRIRDRRIITYGFSAQADVRGTNIEPGPDGNRFDVVVRNRDGESRTIEGIHLPMSGRHNVQNALAAIAVALHMGVSDDKIVSGFNGFAGVKRRFTKVGEIAVGEGHIAVIDDYAHHPVEIRAVLSAAREGVGTGRVVAVVQPHRFTRLRDHMDDFQQAFNDADMVLALPVYAAGEEPIEGASSDALVQGLRERGHRHAAAVAHADALAPTLAEAIGTGLIGAGDKIICLGAGDITKIAAGLAEAVEAAR, from the coding sequence ATGCGCGGCGTCGGGACCGATATCGGCATCATCCATTTCATCGGCATTGGCGGCATCGGCATGTCGGGCATTGCCGAAGTGATGCACAACCTCGGCTATCAGGTGCAGGGCAGCGACATTGCCGACAGCTATGTCGTCGAAGGGCTGCGCGCGCGCGGGATCAAGGTCGCCATCGGCCATGCGCCCGAAAATGTCGAAGGGGTGGCGGTGGTCGTCACCTCGACCGCGGTGCAGCGCGGCAACCCCGAAGTCGAGGCTGCGCTCGCGCGCCGCATCCCGCTGGTGCGCCGCGCCGAAATGCTCGCCGAACTGATGCGGCTGAAATCGACCGTCGCCATTGCCGGCACTCATGGCAAGACGACGACGACCAGCCTCGTCGCCGCGCTGCTCGATGCGGGCGGCATTGATCCGACAGTGATCAATGGCGGCATCATCAACAATTATGGATCGAACGCACGGCTGGGTGCGTCGGACTGGATGGTGGTGGAGGCTGACGAAAGCGACGGCAGCTTCCTGCGCCTTGACGGCACGATCGCGGTCGTCACCAATATCGACCCCGAACATCTCGACCATTATGGCAGTTTTGACGCGATCAAGAACGCCTTTGTCGAATTTATCGAAAATGTGCCCTTTTATGGCGCGGCAATGCTCTGCCTCGACCATCCCGAGGTGCAGGCAATCATTCCGCGCATCCGCGACCGGCGCATCATCACCTATGGCTTTTCGGCGCAGGCCGATGTGCGCGGCACCAATATCGAGCCGGGACCCGACGGCAATCGCTTTGATGTGGTTGTGCGGAACCGCGACGGCGAAAGCCGGACGATCGAGGGCATTCATCTGCCCATGTCGGGGCGCCACAATGTGCAAAATGCGCTCGCCGCCATTGCGGTCGCGCTGCACATGGGGGTTTCGGACGACAAGATTGTTTCGGGGTTCAACGGCTTTGCGGGAGTGAAGCGCCGCTTCACCAAGGTTGGCGAAATTGCGGTGGGTGAGGGGCATATCGCGGTCATCGACGATTATGCCCATCATCCGGTCGAAATTCGCGCCGTGCTGTCCGCCGCGCGCGAAGGCGTGGGGACGGGGCGTGTCGTGGCCGTGGTCCAGCCGCACCGCTTTACCCGGCTGCGCGATCATATGGATGATTTTCAGCAGGCGTTTAACGATGCCGACATGGTGCTCGCGCTGCCTGTCTATGCCGCCGGGGAGGAACCGATCGAAGGCGCCTCGTCCGACGCGCTGGTGCAGGGGCTGCGCGAGCGCGGCCACCGCCACGCCGCCGCCGTTGCCCATGCCGATGCGCTGGCCCCGACGCTGGCCGAAGCGATCGGCACCGGGCTGATCGGCGCGGGCGACAAGATCATCTGCCTTGGCGCGGGCGATATTACCAAAATCGCCGCCGGATTGGCCGAAGCGGTGGAGGCGGCGCGATGA
- the murG gene encoding undecaprenyldiphospho-muramoylpentapeptide beta-N-acetylglucosaminyltransferase, with translation MTATRHFLLAAGGTGGHMLPAYALAGELIARGHRVALVSDDRGLRIPGAPAELETHILPAGRVHGGPVGWVKAALAIRKGRRMGIDLIREFDPAVVVGFGGYPSLPSLLAARAAKRPSVIHEQNAVLGRTNRLMAGRVDAIAVAYRNIHRFPEKLAMKRHLTGNPVREEVIAIREDGFPPLPEDGVFRLLVVGGSLGATILSEVVPAAIAMLPRALLDRLQVVQQCREDDLAAVRAKYAELGVAAECAPYIADLPERLRWAHLFIGRAGASTVAELACAGRPALFVPYPHAMDDHQTYNVVDLVEAGGAQSIPQPQFTPAAVAKQIQRFALEPGAIEDAAEKAASCGLPDATRVLADLVESFAPPPLMDVIRVGAQGGQRKSASGVAAARREAK, from the coding sequence ATGACAGCAACGCGCCACTTTCTTCTCGCCGCCGGAGGCACGGGCGGCCATATGCTTCCCGCTTATGCGCTGGCGGGCGAACTGATCGCGCGCGGCCACCGCGTTGCGCTGGTCAGCGACGATCGCGGGCTGCGTATTCCCGGCGCCCCGGCCGAACTGGAAACGCACATCCTGCCCGCCGGCCGCGTCCATGGCGGCCCCGTCGGCTGGGTCAAGGCGGCGCTCGCCATCCGCAAGGGGCGGCGCATGGGCATTGACCTGATCCGCGAATTCGACCCGGCGGTCGTTGTCGGTTTCGGCGGCTATCCCTCGCTCCCCAGCCTGCTCGCCGCGCGCGCAGCGAAGCGGCCGAGCGTCATTCACGAACAAAATGCCGTGCTGGGGCGCACCAACCGGCTGATGGCCGGGCGCGTCGATGCCATTGCGGTTGCCTATCGCAATATCCACCGCTTTCCCGAAAAGCTGGCGATGAAGCGCCACCTCACCGGCAACCCGGTACGCGAGGAGGTGATTGCGATCCGTGAGGATGGCTTTCCGCCCTTGCCCGAAGATGGGGTGTTCCGCCTGCTCGTCGTCGGCGGCAGCCTGGGCGCGACGATCCTCAGCGAAGTGGTGCCCGCCGCCATCGCCATGCTGCCGCGCGCGCTGCTCGACCGGCTTCAGGTGGTGCAGCAGTGCCGCGAGGATGATCTTGCCGCTGTGCGCGCCAAATATGCGGAGCTGGGCGTTGCCGCTGAATGCGCCCCCTATATCGCCGACCTGCCCGAGCGGTTGCGCTGGGCGCATCTGTTCATCGGGCGCGCGGGGGCGTCGACCGTCGCCGAGCTTGCCTGCGCGGGCCGTCCGGCGCTGTTCGTGCCTTATCCCCATGCCATGGACGATCATCAGACCTATAATGTCGTCGATCTGGTCGAGGCGGGCGGGGCGCAGTCCATTCCCCAGCCGCAATTCACCCCCGCGGCGGTCGCCAAACAGATCCAGCGTTTCGCGCTCGAACCCGGCGCTATTGAGGATGCAGCGGAAAAGGCGGCAAGCTGCGGCCTTCCCGATGCGACGCGCGTCCTTGCCGATCTGGTCGAATCCTTTGCGCCGCCGCCGTTGATGGATGTCATCCGCGTGGGTGCCCAGGGCGGACAGCGAAAATCGGCGTCCGGCGTGGCGGCAGCCCGGCGGGAGGCGAAATAA
- a CDS encoding FtsW/RodA/SpoVE family cell cycle protein has protein sequence MSGGPDNLDATLDRPIIAAPRTTRRRGPRLSRADRTPLGLWFWEIDRVLLLLVSILVAVGLVAVAAASPVAAQKLSTATASIDPLYYFYRQLMWVIVGVPVMLAISMLPKAQARRFAVYGTLFFLFLLILVPLAGASVNGAQRWLGSGFFRLQPSEFLKPLFAVSLAWVLSLRLHDPSLPVVPLSLGLTGVIALLLMGQPDLGQTIIFAATWFVLVLVAGLSMRILGALAGMGFAGLVLAYFFYPVAQQRINIWLFDKGDSFQVDKAHTTLTAGGLIGTGPGAGLAKFQLPEAHTDYIFSVIGEEFGIIACVAILALYLAIIVRVLVRLLDEEDSFLILAVAGLIAQFGGQATINMAVNTQLFPSKGMTLPFISYGGSSFLALSIGMGLLLSLTRRNPYAARVSMTRNWNQK, from the coding sequence ATGAGCGGCGGGCCGGACAATCTTGATGCCACCCTTGATCGGCCGATCATTGCGGCGCCGCGCACGACGCGGCGGCGGGGGCCGCGCCTCAGCCGCGCCGACCGCACGCCGCTTGGCCTCTGGTTCTGGGAAATCGACCGTGTGCTGTTGCTGCTCGTGTCGATCTTGGTCGCGGTCGGGCTGGTGGCCGTCGCCGCCGCCTCTCCCGTCGCCGCGCAGAAATTGTCAACCGCGACGGCCAGCATCGACCCGCTTTATTATTTCTATCGCCAGTTAATGTGGGTGATCGTCGGCGTGCCCGTCATGCTCGCCATATCAATGCTTCCCAAGGCGCAGGCGCGGCGCTTTGCCGTCTATGGGACGCTTTTCTTCCTGTTCCTCCTTATCCTGGTGCCTTTGGCCGGGGCGTCAGTGAATGGCGCGCAGCGCTGGCTGGGCAGCGGCTTTTTCCGGCTCCAGCCGTCGGAGTTTCTGAAGCCCCTGTTCGCCGTATCGCTCGCCTGGGTGCTGTCTTTGCGTCTTCATGACCCCAGCCTGCCGGTTGTTCCGCTCAGTCTGGGGCTGACCGGCGTGATCGCCCTCTTGCTGATGGGCCAGCCAGACCTTGGCCAGACGATCATCTTTGCCGCGACCTGGTTCGTCCTCGTCCTCGTCGCCGGGCTGTCGATGCGGATATTGGGCGCGCTCGCGGGGATGGGCTTTGCCGGGCTGGTGCTCGCCTATTTCTTCTATCCGGTGGCGCAGCAGCGCATCAACATCTGGCTGTTCGACAAGGGCGACAGTTTCCAGGTCGACAAGGCGCATACGACGCTGACCGCCGGGGGGCTGATCGGCACCGGCCCCGGCGCGGGGCTGGCGAAGTTCCAGCTTCCCGAAGCACATACCGATTATATCTTCTCGGTTATCGGCGAGGAGTTCGGGATTATCGCCTGCGTTGCCATATTGGCGCTGTATCTCGCGATCATCGTTCGCGTGCTGGTGCGCTTGCTTGACGAGGAGGACAGCTTCCTGATCCTTGCGGTCGCGGGGCTGATCGCGCAATTCGGCGGCCAGGCAACGATCAACATGGCGGTGAACACCCAGCTTTTCCCGTCGAAGGGGATGACCTTGCCTTTCATCAGCTATGGCGGCTCCTCCTTCCTTGCCTTGTCGATCGGAATGGGTTTGCTCTTGTCGCTGACCCGCCGGAACCCCTATGCGGCGCGGGTGTCGATGACCCGCAACTGGAACCAGAAATGA
- the murD gene encoding UDP-N-acetylmuramoyl-L-alanine--D-glutamate ligase, whose product MITSRAFAGRRYAVLGLARSGLGTVEALVASGAGVTAWDDREEARDAAMALGADIGNPLDIDLIGFAGVVVSPGVPLNRHPIAAHARDNKVPVIGDIELFAEARGDLPPHRIVGITGTNGKSTVTALIHHMLDQAGRAALMGGNIGLPILARDPLMPNEKGPGVYVLELSSYQIDLAYSLACDIAVLTNITPDHLDRYDGFEGYVASKARLFSLQHRDQVAVIAVDDDPSKMVASHVNHRLHRVSAKDIDPADQARWPALQGPHNAQNAVCAIAVCRVLGLDDAEIERGLASFRALSHRMEWVGDIGDVRCYNDSKATNAASAAPALAAFPPAPAPRLHWIAGGQAKGDGLAACRPWFGHVKCAYLIGEAMESFADEIGDAVPVERSATLARAVEQAAARAAPGDIILLSPACASFDQFSDYEARGNAFRELVQGRGA is encoded by the coding sequence GTGATCACCAGCCGCGCCTTTGCCGGTCGCCGCTATGCGGTGCTGGGACTGGCGCGCTCGGGTCTTGGGACCGTCGAAGCGCTGGTGGCCAGCGGCGCGGGCGTTACCGCCTGGGATGACCGGGAGGAGGCGCGCGACGCCGCCATGGCACTGGGCGCCGATATCGGCAATCCGCTGGACATCGACCTGATCGGCTTTGCGGGCGTCGTGGTTTCGCCCGGCGTGCCGCTCAATCGCCATCCCATTGCGGCCCATGCGCGGGACAATAAGGTGCCGGTGATCGGCGATATCGAATTGTTCGCCGAAGCGCGGGGCGACCTGCCGCCGCATCGCATCGTCGGCATCACTGGCACCAATGGCAAATCGACCGTCACCGCGCTGATCCACCATATGCTGGATCAGGCGGGCCGTGCCGCGCTGATGGGCGGCAATATCGGCCTGCCGATCCTTGCGCGCGATCCGTTGATGCCTAATGAAAAGGGGCCGGGCGTCTATGTGCTCGAATTGTCGAGCTATCAGATCGACCTCGCGTACAGCCTCGCCTGCGACATTGCGGTGCTCACCAATATTACCCCCGACCATCTCGACCGCTATGACGGCTTTGAAGGCTATGTCGCGTCCAAGGCGCGGCTGTTCAGCCTGCAGCATCGCGATCAGGTCGCGGTGATTGCGGTTGACGATGATCCTTCGAAAATGGTGGCGAGCCATGTCAACCACCGGCTCCACCGCGTATCCGCCAAGGATATCGACCCCGCCGATCAGGCGCGCTGGCCCGCGCTGCAGGGGCCGCATAATGCGCAAAATGCCGTTTGCGCCATTGCCGTATGCCGGGTGCTGGGGCTGGATGATGCGGAAATCGAACGCGGCCTTGCCAGCTTTCGCGCGCTTTCCCACCGCATGGAATGGGTCGGCGATATCGGGGACGTCCGCTGCTATAATGACAGCAAGGCGACCAATGCGGCGTCGGCGGCGCCCGCTCTGGCGGCTTTCCCGCCCGCGCCTGCGCCGCGCCTGCACTGGATTGCGGGCGGACAGGCCAAGGGCGATGGGCTCGCCGCCTGCCGTCCCTGGTTCGGGCATGTCAAATGCGCCTATCTGATCGGCGAAGCGATGGAGAGTTTCGCGGATGAAATCGGCGACGCGGTACCCGTTGAGCGCTCGGCCACGCTCGCGCGCGCGGTCGAGCAGGCGGCGGCCCGCGCCGCACCCGGCGATATCATCCTTCTCTCGCCCGCCTGCGCCTCTTTCGACCAATTTTCCGACTATGAAGCGCGCGGCAATGCCTTTCGCGAACTGGTGCAGGGGCGCGGGGCATGA
- the mraY gene encoding phospho-N-acetylmuramoyl-pentapeptide-transferase — translation MLYWLAEWLGFPGGLNLIRYLSFRSGAAVATAMILGLWIGPRFILMLRMRQGKGQPIRDDGPQSHLAKKGTPTMGGLMILISLMISALLWMDLSNRFVWACLFVTAGFALVGFLDDFDKVTKASHRGISGRLRLLIEFGIAGVAVLLIVSRTGTDLYLPFFNDVVIPLGPLYYVFAMVLIVGFGNAVNLTDGLDGLATFPVMIAALTFLVIVYLSGNAKFAEYLGIPHVPGAGELAIFAAAIIGACLAFLWFNAPPASVFMGDTGSLALGGALATMAVTAQHELVLVLVGGLFVVEALSVIIQVFWFKRTGKRVFRMAPIHHHFEQLGWPESTVVVRFWIISLVLALAGLATLKLR, via the coding sequence ATGTTATATTGGCTGGCGGAATGGCTGGGTTTTCCGGGGGGCCTTAACCTGATCCGCTATCTCAGTTTCCGGTCCGGCGCTGCGGTCGCGACCGCGATGATCCTTGGACTGTGGATCGGTCCCCGCTTCATCCTGATGCTGCGTATGCGCCAGGGCAAGGGACAGCCGATCCGCGATGACGGCCCGCAAAGCCATTTGGCGAAAAAGGGCACACCCACCATGGGCGGGCTGATGATCCTCATCTCGCTAATGATCTCTGCCCTGTTGTGGATGGACCTCTCCAACCGCTTCGTCTGGGCCTGTCTGTTCGTGACCGCCGGTTTCGCGCTCGTCGGCTTTCTCGACGATTTCGACAAGGTGACCAAGGCGAGCCATCGCGGCATTTCGGGGCGGCTGCGATTGCTGATTGAATTCGGTATTGCCGGGGTGGCGGTGCTGCTGATCGTGTCGCGCACCGGGACCGATCTCTATCTGCCCTTTTTCAATGACGTCGTCATTCCGTTGGGGCCGCTATACTATGTCTTTGCGATGGTGCTGATCGTCGGATTTGGCAATGCGGTCAATCTGACCGACGGGCTTGATGGTCTCGCGACTTTCCCCGTGATGATCGCGGCGCTGACCTTCCTCGTCATCGTCTACCTGTCGGGCAACGCCAAATTCGCCGAATATCTCGGCATTCCGCATGTGCCGGGGGCGGGAGAGCTGGCAATTTTCGCTGCCGCGATCATCGGCGCCTGCCTCGCTTTCCTCTGGTTCAATGCGCCCCCCGCGTCGGTTTTCATGGGCGATACGGGCAGTCTGGCGCTCGGCGGCGCGCTGGCGACCATGGCTGTCACCGCGCAGCATGAACTGGTGCTCGTCCTCGTCGGCGGCCTGTTCGTGGTCGAGGCCTTGTCGGTGATCATCCAGGTGTTCTGGTTCAAGCGAACGGGCAAGCGCGTCTTTCGCATGGCGCCGATCCACCATCATTTCGAACAATTGGGCTGGCCGGAATCGACCGTGGTCGTGCGCTTCTGGATCATTTCGCTCGTACTGGCGCTCGCGGGCCTCGCGACGCTCAAGCTGCGGTGA
- a CDS encoding UDP-N-acetylmuramoyl-tripeptide--D-alanyl-D-alanine ligase encodes MSPLWTASAIAAACQGEASADFSVGGVAFDSREVTPGELFIAMKGEATDGHKFIDKAIAAGAAGILCETAIDHPHVRVADSAAALDALGAASRARSHAKIIGVTGSAGKTGTKEALYAALDRFRPGKAHRSVKSYNNHVGVPLSLARMAATADYGVFEMGINHAGELAALTRLVRPHVAIVTTIAPAHIEFFGSEEAIADAKGEIFEGLEPGGTAIVPFDSPHYARLRAKAERHAAHIVSFGLGEGADVRAVDWLPDGQGGSLVTAQVQDALLCYTLAQAGAHWVANSLAVLAAVKAVGADLPAAGLAFAEMGGLAGRGARHRVDFGDGKILVIDESYNANPASMAATLGQLKDESADRKVAILGSMRELGGESDRYHAALAAPLIAAGVQFALLVGEEMAPLAKALEGQVDFAHVPAHGDAKAQLGGLIRPGDAILIKGSNSVGLSHLVTALINGDI; translated from the coding sequence TAGCGTCGGCGGGGTCGCCTTCGATTCGCGCGAAGTGACGCCGGGCGAATTGTTCATCGCGATGAAGGGCGAGGCGACCGACGGACATAAATTCATCGACAAGGCGATTGCGGCGGGCGCGGCGGGGATCCTGTGCGAAACCGCCATTGATCACCCGCATGTCCGCGTCGCCGACAGCGCCGCCGCGCTCGATGCGCTGGGCGCCGCTTCGCGCGCGCGCAGCCACGCAAAGATTATCGGCGTCACCGGATCGGCGGGCAAGACGGGGACCAAGGAGGCGCTGTACGCCGCGCTCGACCGTTTCCGTCCCGGCAAGGCGCATCGCTCGGTCAAAAGCTATAATAATCATGTCGGCGTGCCGCTCAGCCTCGCGCGTATGGCCGCCACCGCCGATTATGGCGTGTTCGAAATGGGGATCAACCATGCGGGCGAACTGGCGGCGCTCACCCGCCTCGTCCGCCCCCATGTCGCCATCGTCACGACCATCGCGCCCGCACATATCGAATTTTTCGGCAGCGAAGAGGCGATTGCCGATGCCAAGGGCGAGATTTTTGAGGGGCTGGAGCCCGGCGGCACCGCCATCGTCCCCTTTGACAGCCCGCATTATGCCCGGCTGCGCGCCAAGGCCGAACGGCACGCGGCCCACATCGTCAGCTTTGGGCTGGGCGAGGGCGCTGACGTGCGCGCGGTCGACTGGCTCCCCGACGGGCAGGGCGGATCGCTCGTTACCGCACAGGTTCAGGACGCGCTGCTTTGCTATACGCTCGCGCAGGCGGGCGCACATTGGGTTGCCAATTCGCTTGCGGTGCTCGCGGCGGTCAAGGCGGTGGGCGCGGACCTTCCCGCCGCGGGGCTTGCCTTTGCCGAAATGGGCGGGTTGGCGGGGCGCGGCGCGCGGCACCGGGTTGATTTCGGCGATGGCAAGATATTGGTCATCGACGAAAGCTATAACGCCAATCCCGCTTCGATGGCGGCGACGCTGGGGCAGCTCAAGGACGAATCCGCCGACCGCAAGGTCGCCATTTTGGGCAGCATGCGCGAACTTGGCGGGGAAAGTGACCGCTATCATGCCGCGCTTGCCGCTCCGCTCATCGCGGCGGGCGTGCAATTCGCCTTGCTGGTGGGCGAGGAAATGGCGCCGCTCGCCAAAGCGCTTGAGGGGCAGGTGGATTTCGCGCATGTGCCCGCGCATGGCGATGCAAAGGCGCAATTGGGCGGTTTGATCCGTCCGGGCGATGCCATTTTGATCAAGGGATCGAACAGCGTCGGCCTGTCGCATTTGGTGACCGCACTGATCAACGGGGATATTTGA